In Thermotomaculum hydrothermale, a single genomic region encodes these proteins:
- the murB gene encoding UDP-N-acetylmuramate dehydrogenase, translating into MNRTVRKRLIDFFNFKNIEFFEDFSLKEFTSYKTGGKTEFVVFPDSTEKLKQAFLFAKKLNIHFYILGGGANVIVSDTGVKGIVCITKKLNKISFKEGKIFAEAGVSLEKLADFACGKGISGFEFAYNIPGSVGGAIIMNAGNNYGEFANIICKVRAMGRDGRVFVFRKNLCEFGYRNSIFKRKRFIVLDAVFKGSRSEKAQILSLMKKIKEEREKKFPLEYPNAGSVFKRPKGYYAGKLIEDSGCGGLRVGDAMVSEKHKGFIVNLGNATSQDIKDLISLVQKKGLRKIWC; encoded by the coding sequence ATGAACAGAACAGTAAGAAAAAGGTTGATTGATTTTTTTAATTTTAAAAATATAGAGTTTTTTGAAGATTTTTCACTTAAAGAGTTTACTTCATACAAAACAGGCGGTAAAACTGAATTTGTAGTCTTTCCCGACTCAACGGAAAAATTAAAGCAGGCATTTCTTTTTGCAAAAAAATTGAATATCCACTTTTACATTTTAGGCGGTGGGGCAAATGTTATTGTTAGCGACACAGGTGTTAAAGGGATTGTCTGTATTACTAAAAAATTGAATAAAATCTCTTTTAAAGAGGGCAAAATCTTTGCAGAAGCGGGAGTCAGTCTTGAAAAACTTGCAGATTTTGCTTGTGGGAAGGGTATATCAGGTTTTGAATTTGCGTACAATATACCTGGCAGTGTAGGTGGGGCAATTATTATGAATGCTGGCAACAATTACGGGGAGTTCGCAAATATTATATGCAAAGTCAGGGCAATGGGTAGAGATGGAAGGGTTTTTGTTTTTAGAAAGAATTTATGTGAATTTGGATATAGAAATTCAATCTTCAAAAGGAAAAGATTTATTGTGCTTGATGCTGTTTTTAAAGGAAGCCGTAGCGAAAAAGCACAAATTCTTTCTTTAATGAAAAAGATTAAGGAAGAAAGGGAGAAAAAATTTCCCCTTGAATACCCAAATGCTGGAAGCGTTTTTAAGAGGCCTAAAGGATACTATGCTGGGAAGTTGATTGAGGATTCAGGATGCGGTGGATTAAGGGTTGGAGATGCAATGGTGTCTGAAAAGCACAAAGGGTTTATTGTAAATTTAGGCAATGCCACTTCTCAGGATATAAAAGATTTAATATCACTTGTGCAAAAAAAAGGTTTACGAAAAATTTGGTGTTAA
- a CDS encoding class I SAM-dependent methyltransferase: MKYRIFDSYAKDYDNWYERNKLVYLSELEALKRVVPEKGVGLEIGVGTGRFASPLGVKYGIDPSFKMAEFAKRRGVETVIGRGEKLPFKTGVFDFVLIVVTVCYFDEPLKAFLEAKRVLKEKGKIIVGFVDEESFLGQFYLEKKQSSIFYKDASFYSAFKVISMLTQAGFGNFNFYQTLFSLPSEIKDIEQPKKGIGEGGFVVISAESE; this comes from the coding sequence ATGAAATACAGAATTTTTGATAGCTATGCAAAAGATTATGACAACTGGTATGAAAGGAATAAACTTGTTTATCTCTCTGAGTTGGAGGCATTGAAGAGGGTTGTGCCTGAAAAGGGTGTTGGGTTGGAGATTGGTGTTGGCACTGGGCGATTTGCCTCTCCTTTAGGGGTTAAGTACGGAATAGACCCTTCATTTAAAATGGCTGAATTTGCGAAAAGAAGAGGGGTGGAAACGGTAATCGGCAGAGGGGAAAAACTTCCATTTAAAACAGGTGTATTTGATTTTGTATTGATTGTGGTTACAGTTTGCTATTTTGATGAGCCTTTAAAGGCTTTTCTTGAAGCCAAGAGGGTTTTGAAGGAAAAGGGTAAAATAATTGTTGGCTTTGTTGACGAAGAGAGTTTTTTAGGGCAATTTTATCTTGAGAAAAAGCAGTCAAGTATTTTTTATAAAGATGCAAGTTTTTATTCAGCATTTAAGGTTATTTCAATGTTAACACAGGCAGGCTTTGGTAATTTTAACTTTTACCAGACTCTATTTTCCCTGCCATCTGAAATTAAAGATATAGAACAGCCTAAAAAGGGAATAGGTGAAGGAGGCTTTGTTGTAATCTCTGCTGAAAGTGAATGA
- a CDS encoding DUF2188 domain-containing protein, with amino-acid sequence MKKTSFHVVPQKGKWAIKQEKKTPLQSTRTKKEAIEKAKKIAKNKKTELIIHNKNGKISNRNSYGNDPCPPKDKK; translated from the coding sequence ATGAAAAAGACATCTTTTCACGTAGTGCCCCAAAAAGGGAAATGGGCTATTAAACAAGAAAAAAAAACCCCATTGCAATCCACTAGAACAAAAAAAGAAGCAATTGAAAAAGCAAAAAAAATCGCAAAAAACAAAAAAACAGAATTAATCATACATAACAAAAATGGCAAGATTTCTAATAGAAACAGTTATGGAAACGACCCATGCCCACCAAAAGATAAAAAATAA
- the purB gene encoding adenylosuccinate lyase, with protein MERKKYNNPLITRYASKEMAYIFSDENKFRTWRKLWLILAEAEKDLGLPITDEQIEEMREHLNDIDFEYAAKKEKELKHDVMAHIHTFGKVAPSAMSIIHLGATSAFVGDNTDLIQMKEGLGLVRKRLLKVMSNLRKIACDYRHMPTLGFTHFQPAQLTTVGKRAALWLQDLLIDFKLISLLLSRIPARGVKGTTGTQASFLKLFDGDEEKVKQLDEIVVKRMGFPRSLTITGQTYTRKIDDDVIHVLRQVAVSCSKFGNDLRLLQHDREMEEPFEEKQVGSSAMAYKRNPMRSERMTALARYLISLADNTAFTAATQWFERTLDDSANRRIVIPQAFLTADALLLIYANITDGLRVNEKVIEAHVARELPFMATENILMESVKKGADRQEIHEVIRQYSHKAMDAIKQGADKNPLIDFLAEDSRIPLNREEIMSILKPEEFIGRAPSQVEEFLRNEIDPILDTYQDIIDGKKVDLNV; from the coding sequence ATGGAAAGAAAAAAATACAACAACCCACTTATTACAAGGTATGCCTCAAAAGAGATGGCTTATATCTTTTCTGATGAAAACAAATTCAGGACATGGAGAAAACTCTGGCTTATCCTTGCTGAAGCGGAGAAGGATTTAGGCTTGCCTATAACAGATGAGCAGATTGAGGAGATGAGAGAGCATCTCAATGACATTGATTTTGAATATGCGGCTAAAAAGGAAAAAGAGTTAAAGCACGATGTAATGGCACATATTCACACCTTTGGTAAGGTTGCACCTTCCGCTATGTCAATAATTCACCTTGGGGCAACTTCTGCCTTTGTCGGTGATAATACAGATTTAATTCAGATGAAAGAGGGGCTTGGATTAGTCAGAAAAAGGCTCTTAAAGGTTATGAGCAATTTGAGGAAGATTGCCTGTGATTATCGCCATATGCCTACTTTGGGTTTCACTCACTTCCAGCCGGCACAATTAACAACTGTTGGGAAGAGAGCTGCTTTGTGGTTACAGGATTTGCTTATTGATTTTAAATTGATTTCCCTTCTTCTCAGCAGAATTCCTGCAAGGGGGGTTAAGGGCACAACAGGTACACAGGCAAGTTTTCTAAAACTTTTTGACGGAGATGAGGAAAAAGTTAAGCAGTTAGATGAGATTGTTGTTAAAAGAATGGGTTTTCCCAGGAGTTTAACTATTACAGGGCAAACCTATACAAGAAAGATTGACGACGATGTTATTCATGTTTTGAGGCAGGTTGCTGTATCGTGCTCAAAATTTGGCAATGATTTAAGGCTTTTGCAGCATGACAGGGAAATGGAAGAGCCTTTTGAAGAAAAGCAGGTTGGCTCGTCCGCTATGGCTTACAAGAGAAACCCAATGAGAAGTGAGAGGATGACGGCACTTGCAAGGTATTTGATTTCTCTGGCAGACAACACTGCTTTCACCGCAGCTACACAGTGGTTTGAGAGAACCCTTGACGATTCTGCAAACAGAAGAATTGTTATCCCACAGGCATTTTTAACCGCTGATGCATTGCTTTTGATTTACGCAAATATAACTGATGGCTTGAGGGTTAACGAAAAGGTTATTGAGGCTCATGTTGCAAGGGAATTGCCGTTTATGGCAACTGAGAATATTTTAATGGAGTCTGTTAAAAAAGGTGCTGACAGGCAGGAGATTCACGAGGTTATAAGGCAATACTCTCACAAAGCAATGGATGCTATAAAGCAGGGGGCAGATAAAAACCCGCTTATTGATTTTCTTGCAGAAGACAGTAGGATTCCCTTAAACAGGGAAGAGATTATGTCAATTCTTAAACCTGAAGAGTTTATTGGAAGGGCGCCGTCTCAGGTTGAAGAGTTTCTGAGAAATGAGATTGACCCAATACTTGATACCTATCAGGATATTATTGATGGGAAAAAGGTTGATTTGAATGTATAA
- a CDS encoding Rieske (2Fe-2S) protein: MSEYKFLININEVKKGTPRQVKMGLKKLTVYFNGEKYFVFDSHCPHARADLTKAKYDKNQVKCHWHGYIFNLENGEGKGNNFHLKLYKVKIEDDKIFIKEKKEEKEDLLLFPEVKFKGDKNDK, encoded by the coding sequence ATGAGTGAATACAAATTTTTAATAAACATAAACGAAGTTAAAAAAGGCACTCCCAGACAGGTAAAAATGGGATTAAAAAAACTCACGGTTTACTTTAACGGTGAAAAATACTTTGTCTTTGACTCCCATTGCCCCCACGCAAGGGCTGATTTAACAAAGGCAAAGTATGATAAAAACCAGGTAAAATGCCACTGGCACGGATACATCTTCAACCTTGAAAACGGTGAGGGGAAGGGAAATAATTTCCATTTAAAACTCTACAAGGTTAAAATAGAAGACGACAAGATTTTTATAAAGGAAAAGAAGGAAGAAAAAGAGGATTTACTGCTTTTTCCTGAAGTTAAATTCAAGGGGGATAAAAATGATAAGTGA
- a CDS encoding acyl-CoA carboxylase subunit beta — translation MTLEEKLKELKERNEKALLGGGKERIEKQHAAGKLTARERIELLLDKGTFEEIDRFVVHRCDNFGMDKKKIVGDGVVTGFGRIDGRLVYVFSQDFTVFGGSLSEMYAKKICKIMDLAMKVGAPIIGLNDSGGARIHEGVVSLGGYADIFLRNTLASGVIPQISAIMGPCAGGAVYSPAITDFTLMVKDTSYMFVTGPDVIKTVTHEEVTKEELGGARTHNEISGVAHFALENDKACLACIRELLSFMPSNNMEEPPRKDCNDPVDRVIPELNTVVPDNPNLPYDIRDIIRPVLDDNYFFEVHEHFAKNIVVGFGRLNGRPVGIVANQPNYLAGVLDINASRKGARFVRFCDAFNIPLITFEDVPGFLPGVNQEHGGIIVHGAKLLYAFSEATVPKITIITRKAYGGAYCVMASKHIRTDYNFAYPTAEIAVMGPEGAVNILYKKELAKSDNPEELRKKLVEDYKKLFANPYTAAEMGFVDEIIMPENTRVKLIKALESLDNKRDTLPPKKHGNIPL, via the coding sequence ATGACTCTTGAAGAAAAGTTAAAAGAATTAAAAGAGAGAAATGAAAAGGCTCTTTTAGGTGGTGGTAAAGAGAGGATAGAAAAGCAGCATGCAGCAGGGAAGTTGACAGCGAGGGAGAGGATTGAACTTCTTTTAGATAAAGGGACTTTTGAAGAGATTGACAGGTTTGTCGTTCACAGATGTGACAACTTTGGGATGGATAAAAAGAAAATTGTTGGGGACGGTGTTGTTACAGGCTTTGGGAGGATTGACGGAAGGCTTGTCTATGTATTTTCTCAGGATTTTACCGTTTTTGGCGGTTCACTTTCAGAGATGTACGCTAAAAAGATATGCAAGATAATGGATTTGGCAATGAAAGTTGGGGCGCCGATTATTGGCCTTAACGATTCTGGAGGTGCAAGGATTCACGAGGGTGTTGTTTCTTTAGGTGGGTACGCTGATATATTTTTGAGAAATACTCTTGCATCAGGTGTTATTCCTCAGATTTCAGCAATTATGGGGCCCTGTGCCGGTGGTGCTGTTTATTCCCCTGCAATTACAGATTTTACCTTGATGGTTAAAGACACCTCTTATATGTTTGTTACAGGGCCGGATGTGATAAAGACAGTTACCCATGAAGAGGTTACAAAAGAGGAGTTAGGGGGGGCAAGGACACACAATGAGATTTCAGGTGTTGCCCATTTTGCACTTGAAAATGATAAAGCATGCCTTGCTTGTATAAGGGAATTGCTTTCCTTTATGCCTTCAAATAACATGGAAGAGCCGCCAAGGAAGGATTGTAATGACCCGGTTGATAGGGTTATCCCTGAATTAAACACTGTTGTTCCTGATAATCCAAACCTTCCTTATGACATTAGAGACATAATAAGGCCTGTTCTTGACGATAATTACTTCTTTGAGGTGCACGAACACTTTGCAAAGAATATTGTTGTTGGTTTTGGAAGGTTAAACGGAAGGCCGGTGGGTATTGTTGCAAATCAGCCGAATTACCTTGCTGGTGTGCTTGATATAAACGCTTCAAGGAAGGGAGCAAGATTTGTGAGATTTTGCGATGCCTTTAATATCCCCCTAATTACATTTGAAGATGTGCCTGGATTTTTACCGGGGGTAAATCAGGAGCACGGCGGAATTATTGTTCACGGTGCAAAACTTCTCTACGCTTTTTCTGAGGCAACTGTGCCAAAGATTACTATTATCACAAGAAAGGCCTATGGTGGTGCTTACTGCGTAATGGCTTCAAAACATATCAGGACAGACTATAACTTTGCTTATCCAACAGCTGAAATTGCCGTTATGGGGCCTGAGGGGGCAGTTAATATCCTCTATAAAAAAGAATTGGCAAAATCAGATAATCCGGAAGAGTTGAGAAAAAAGCTTGTTGAGGATTATAAAAAACTGTTTGCAAATCCATATACCGCAGCGGAGATGGGTTTTGTTGATGAGATAATTATGCCTGAAAACACCAGGGTTAAACTGATTAAGGCTCTTGAATCACTTGATAACAAAAGGGATACATTGCCACCTAAAAAACACGGGAATATTCCGTTATAA
- a CDS encoding M1 family metallopeptidase: protein MKRIFALFLLLAFSLSGLSLNYTISVKLNPNKKTIQGKEIIIWENNTESPAEIIPLHLYINAFQNNKTVFLSESGGKHRNYRLKGKDIDKYGYCKVLAVTVNGEDFSKNFKYLTEIKNPEKLNVFWPDETTKIRVKPDNTIGIIFLKQPVKKGEAVKIEINFETKFPHIFARTGYWKTFFMAGQWFPKIAVYQGERGWNCHLFHLNSEFFADFADYNVSITVPEKYIVGATGIKISEQTEGKKKTYKFKAENVIDFAWTAWNYWQVAYDKWNNVPLTLLYPPGLKHTVKRQFKALKAALNAYGDLTGHLYPYPHFTLVCPPPQAMGAGGMEYPMLVTGGFPSYKIPKGMRFPEMLIIHEFGHNYFYAIFATNEFENAWMDEGINSFATAYGIEKGYGMQIDLPFLKVPPYTMERLGFSQYKGKEAPSKASWEFISNGVYSTLSYAKPTIYLRTLENLVGEKKFKEIFNLYYNKFAFTHPTPEDFFSCVKEIAGEKYYNFIKQAITTGSRLDFAIYTAKSELEKPLSGYDFKFNPVKADKEKKENKKKETYINRVVVENRGDFKNLPVEVLVVLKNGEKKTFKWNGEGDWKAFEFKSKSPISYAFADPKKVYACDNNLANNIKSFTSKTNKAITKTSLALASAIQFFINILTLGI, encoded by the coding sequence ATGAAAAGAATCTTTGCGCTTTTTCTTTTATTAGCATTTTCGCTTTCAGGCCTTTCTCTAAATTACACAATAAGCGTTAAACTTAATCCAAACAAAAAAACAATTCAGGGAAAAGAGATAATTATCTGGGAAAACAATACGGAATCACCAGCAGAAATTATTCCCCTTCACCTTTATATCAATGCTTTTCAAAACAATAAGACTGTTTTTCTATCTGAATCCGGAGGTAAACACAGAAATTACAGGCTTAAAGGAAAAGATATTGACAAATACGGATACTGCAAGGTGTTGGCTGTTACGGTTAACGGAGAGGATTTTTCAAAGAATTTTAAATACCTGACGGAAATTAAAAACCCTGAAAAGCTAAATGTTTTCTGGCCAGACGAAACAACTAAAATTAGAGTAAAACCTGATAACACAATAGGGATAATCTTTTTAAAACAGCCTGTAAAAAAGGGAGAAGCAGTAAAAATTGAGATAAATTTTGAAACAAAATTTCCCCACATCTTTGCAAGAACAGGTTACTGGAAAACATTTTTTATGGCTGGCCAATGGTTTCCTAAAATTGCAGTTTATCAAGGGGAAAGGGGATGGAATTGCCATTTATTCCACCTGAATTCTGAATTTTTTGCAGACTTTGCAGACTATAATGTCTCAATAACTGTTCCTGAAAAATACATTGTTGGGGCAACAGGTATTAAAATAAGCGAACAAACAGAGGGAAAGAAAAAAACATACAAATTTAAGGCAGAAAATGTTATTGACTTTGCATGGACAGCCTGGAATTACTGGCAGGTTGCCTATGACAAATGGAACAATGTTCCTCTTACCTTGCTTTATCCACCTGGATTAAAGCACACTGTAAAGAGGCAGTTTAAGGCTTTAAAAGCAGCACTTAACGCTTACGGGGATTTAACAGGCCACCTATATCCATACCCCCACTTTACCCTTGTTTGCCCACCACCGCAAGCAATGGGGGCAGGGGGGATGGAGTACCCAATGCTTGTAACTGGCGGATTCCCATCTTACAAAATCCCGAAAGGAATGAGATTTCCTGAAATGCTAATTATTCACGAATTTGGGCACAACTACTTCTATGCAATCTTTGCCACAAACGAATTTGAAAACGCCTGGATGGATGAGGGAATAAACTCTTTTGCAACAGCATACGGAATTGAAAAAGGCTATGGAATGCAGATTGATTTACCCTTCCTTAAAGTTCCCCCTTACACAATGGAAAGGTTAGGCTTTAGTCAATACAAGGGCAAGGAAGCGCCGTCAAAGGCATCCTGGGAATTTATATCAAATGGCGTTTATTCAACTTTATCGTACGCCAAACCGACAATCTATTTAAGAACACTTGAAAACCTTGTGGGAGAAAAGAAATTCAAAGAGATTTTCAACCTCTATTACAACAAATTCGCCTTCACCCACCCAACCCCTGAAGACTTCTTCTCCTGCGTAAAGGAAATTGCAGGGGAAAAGTATTACAACTTTATAAAACAGGCAATTACAACAGGCTCAAGGCTTGACTTTGCAATATACACAGCAAAATCTGAATTAGAAAAGCCTTTAAGCGGATACGACTTTAAATTCAACCCTGTAAAAGCAGATAAAGAGAAAAAGGAAAACAAAAAAAAGGAAACATACATAAACAGAGTTGTTGTTGAAAACAGGGGAGACTTTAAAAACCTTCCTGTTGAAGTGCTTGTGGTGTTAAAAAACGGAGAAAAAAAGACATTTAAATGGAACGGAGAGGGAGACTGGAAGGCTTTTGAATTCAAATCAAAATCGCCAATATCTTACGCTTTTGCAGACCCGAAAAAGGTTTACGCCTGCGACAACAACCTTGCAAACAACATAAAATCCTTCACCTCAAAAACAAACAAGGCAATAACAAAAACATCTCTTGCACTTGCGTCTGCTATTCAATTTTTTATAAACATATTAACTTTAGGAATATAA
- a CDS encoding YeeE/YedE thiosulfate transporter family protein, producing MLEIFVLGVLFGFAIIYARLNKFETISGMATLEDLTVAKAMAFAIGLGMIILPFEIGFMLATYHVKPFILGGVVLGGILFGIGMAILGYCPGTLAISAGEGSVDAIVGIIGGLFGGLVFTLVLPSIKGILGPNFGKVYLEKIIGGQVIIFYIVAVIVGIALMALAFYLNKLEGKKDKKWLYSGIMLGILNPIVFLEVVQNRPIGASTAFPYVADKIFGLTDNPYFLKIQKPGHWEVIFLAGAIVCAFVFALIKKEFAFKYIYPRWEKTKGNSKVKRLIYAFLGGFILIFGARMAGGCTSGHILSGGMQFAISSFVFAIFVFISLLVTGRLFYKK from the coding sequence ATGTTAGAGATTTTTGTTCTGGGGGTTTTATTTGGTTTTGCAATAATTTACGCAAGGTTAAACAAATTTGAAACAATCAGCGGAATGGCAACACTGGAAGATTTAACTGTAGCAAAGGCAATGGCTTTTGCAATAGGGTTGGGTATGATAATTTTGCCTTTTGAAATTGGCTTTATGCTTGCAACATATCATGTTAAACCCTTTATTTTAGGGGGAGTTGTTTTAGGTGGAATACTTTTCGGTATTGGCATGGCAATATTAGGCTACTGCCCGGGTACTCTTGCAATTTCAGCGGGAGAGGGTTCTGTTGATGCTATTGTTGGAATAATAGGCGGATTATTTGGTGGCCTTGTTTTTACTCTTGTTTTGCCTTCAATTAAAGGTATTTTAGGGCCAAATTTCGGTAAGGTTTACCTTGAAAAAATAATAGGTGGGCAGGTGATAATCTTTTACATTGTTGCGGTTATAGTCGGGATAGCATTAATGGCACTTGCATTTTACCTTAATAAATTGGAAGGGAAAAAGGATAAAAAATGGCTTTATTCAGGCATAATGCTTGGAATATTAAACCCAATTGTTTTTTTAGAGGTTGTTCAAAACAGGCCAATTGGGGCATCAACCGCTTTTCCTTATGTTGCAGATAAAATTTTCGGTTTAACTGATAATCCATACTTTCTTAAAATCCAGAAGCCTGGACACTGGGAAGTAATTTTTCTTGCAGGTGCAATTGTTTGCGCTTTTGTTTTTGCTTTAATAAAGAAAGAGTTTGCTTTTAAATATATTTATCCAAGGTGGGAGAAAACAAAGGGCAATTCAAAGGTAAAAAGGTTAATCTATGCATTTTTAGGCGGTTTTATCCTTATTTTTGGGGCAAGGATGGCAGGCGGTTGCACAAGCGGGCATATTTTATCAGGCGGAATGCAATTTGCAATAAGCAGTTTTGTCTTTGCTATCTTTGTTTTTATAAGTTTGCTTGTAACGGGAAGGTTGTTTTATAAAAAATAA
- a CDS encoding class I SAM-dependent methyltransferase, which yields MSEKKVWIPTPRFMLRKSVLKTILKEDFVKGKKCLEIGYGAGEILKLVLEKGGVAYGVELSKDAEALTKERLSNYLKEKRLFLLNSFEDALNYADFDILMAFEVLEHIENDEIEFANWVNLLKSGGFIILSVPSNMSKWSISDEWAGHYRRYERKDIVRLCDKFDLTLIKIISYGFPLTEITDRLMNVVIAKKMKKIDKNITKEELSKNSGVDRNSSLIFRFLFNDFFMFPFYLLQRLFFSTDLGTGYVVVAQKNKN from the coding sequence TTGAGTGAAAAAAAGGTATGGATTCCGACACCTCGTTTTATGTTAAGAAAAAGCGTTTTAAAAACAATATTGAAAGAAGATTTTGTGAAAGGTAAAAAGTGTCTGGAAATAGGATATGGTGCAGGCGAAATTCTGAAGTTAGTGCTTGAAAAAGGGGGGGTTGCTTACGGAGTTGAATTGTCAAAAGATGCGGAAGCTTTGACAAAAGAAAGGTTATCAAATTATCTGAAAGAGAAGCGCCTATTTCTTTTAAATAGTTTTGAAGACGCTTTAAACTATGCCGACTTTGATATTTTAATGGCATTTGAGGTTTTAGAACATATAGAAAATGATGAAATAGAATTTGCCAATTGGGTAAATTTACTAAAAAGTGGCGGGTTTATCATTTTGTCAGTTCCATCTAATATGAGTAAGTGGAGTATAAGTGATGAATGGGCGGGGCATTATAGGAGATATGAGAGGAAAGATATTGTACGCTTATGTGACAAATTTGATTTAACTCTAATAAAAATAATAAGTTATGGATTCCCTTTAACAGAGATTACAGATAGGTTGATGAATGTTGTTATAGCAAAGAAAATGAAAAAAATAGATAAAAATATAACAAAAGAAGAGTTAAGTAAAAATAGTGGAGTGGACAGAAACAGTTCGTTAATTTTTAGATTTTTGTTTAATGATTTTTTTATGTTCCCTTTCTATTTACTTCAAAGGCTTTTTTTCTCAACTGATTTAGGTACAGGATATGTAGTTGTTGCTCAAAAAAACAAAAATTAG
- a CDS encoding radical SAM/SPASM domain-containing protein — protein MISDLRWIAWEVTPRCNLSCVHCRSSSTMHLPEPMDTKQAMEVLDKIADFCKPVLVLSGGEPLLRKDLYQLAQRGTDLGFRMCIATNGTLINDEHCEKMKETGIKMVSLSLDGSTAEVHDNFRNHKGAFEGILRGIEFLKKHNIPFLINSSFTKRNMHDIENTYKLAKKLGATAWYMFMIVPTGRGKEIMEELIPPEDYDRILEWHYELEQKEKDILVRPTCAPHYYRIFIEKKQQEGKAAKRRDLTFSTKANKGCVAAQTICLIRSDGEVLPCSYFPVSGGNIFKQSLEEIWNGELFSGLRNFDNYKGRCGACKYKGVCGGCRARAYAVYGDIYEEEPFCTYIPEGYTGGIKPFDIY, from the coding sequence ATGATAAGTGATTTAAGATGGATAGCGTGGGAGGTAACCCCAAGGTGTAATTTATCATGCGTGCATTGTCGATCATCTTCAACAATGCACCTGCCAGAGCCTATGGATACAAAGCAGGCAATGGAGGTTTTAGATAAAATAGCAGATTTTTGTAAACCTGTGCTTGTACTTTCCGGTGGAGAGCCTCTTTTAAGAAAAGACCTTTATCAGCTTGCTCAAAGGGGGACAGATTTAGGCTTTAGAATGTGCATAGCAACAAACGGCACCCTTATAAATGACGAGCACTGTGAAAAAATGAAGGAAACGGGGATAAAAATGGTATCCCTATCCCTTGACGGAAGCACAGCAGAAGTGCACGACAACTTTAGAAATCACAAAGGGGCGTTTGAAGGAATTTTAAGGGGGATTGAGTTTTTAAAGAAACACAATATTCCATTTTTAATAAATTCTTCATTTACAAAAAGAAATATGCACGACATAGAAAACACATACAAACTTGCAAAAAAATTAGGGGCAACAGCATGGTATATGTTTATGATTGTGCCGACAGGCAGGGGAAAAGAAATAATGGAAGAGTTAATTCCACCTGAAGATTACGACAGGATTTTAGAATGGCACTATGAATTGGAACAAAAGGAAAAAGATATTTTAGTAAGGCCAACCTGCGCACCACACTATTACAGAATTTTTATTGAAAAGAAACAACAGGAAGGAAAGGCCGCAAAGAGAAGGGACTTAACCTTTTCAACAAAGGCAAACAAAGGCTGTGTGGCAGCACAGACAATATGCCTTATTAGAAGCGATGGAGAGGTTTTACCATGCTCATACTTCCCTGTATCAGGCGGAAATATATTTAAGCAAAGCCTTGAAGAAATATGGAATGGTGAGTTGTTCAGCGGATTAAGAAACTTTGACAATTATAAGGGAAGATGCGGGGCATGCAAGTACAAGGGAGTCTGTGGAGGATGCAGGGCAAGGGCTTACGCTGTTTACGGAGACATTTATGAAGAAGAGCCTTTCTGCACATACATCCCTGAAGGATACACAGGCGGCATAAAACCGTTTGATATTTATTAG